ATTCCTATACAGTGCACTAACAACTGCAATATTTTGAATGGATGGAGAATCATTCATAATGCATCTATAGGGAATGGGGAATTAAATAGAGGCAAGTATCTCTCACTGGAACTTGAGACTGTGTTAAGTGTCAAGCCAGCAATTTggcatcatttttttaaaaaaagctaaaGAAATACAGGGTGCGGAGAGGAACACAACAACATGGGTAAGATACTATTTCATAAATGTAGAAAGGGTCTTAGAAAATTTCCAGCCTAGGAGGTGGCCATTTGGCTGGTTAAGTTTATGTCAGCTCACATGATTCCCACCAACCCTATTATCCCCATTTATTTTCCGCTGATGATTTCCCTCTCATTTTATGTTCATATTGGTTGAAAAGGGGCTAAGCAGACTAATCCTGTCTTTGGGCCTGTAACCTTGCAGGTTATGACTCCTAAGTACACTACATACAAGCTACTTTTTAAATGACCTGACTGCTGTCCTAACTCAAATGTTCATTTAACTTTTATCCTCTTTCTTGGAGGCCCACTAGTGTTATGGTGGTGGGCAGTGATGTgaaggagagtgggtgatgtGGTAAAGGAAGCCTTCCAGACTAACTCTCTTAACTTTTGTTGGCCTGGTAGTCACGCAGTTGTCTTCTGCCCTCACTCTTGGATTGCAGAATAATAGCTTCCTGAATTGTGCTATATTTAAACCAGCTAAAATGCCAAAAAATAGTCAACTCTTGTTGGCAATAATTAACAGGTAACTATTTGCAGCAAGCCACTTAAATAGctattggaatcagaatcaggtttattatcacctgcatgtcgtgaaatttggagAATATAGTTTGGAGATTATGCCCCTTAGCCAGACTTTTGCATATTTACCataaaagctttaaattccttgccaTAGGGTCAGCAAACAACTACTTCCTGGTAATGTGTGTCAACTGACCCCAAAACTCATCATTTACCTGGTTGCTTTGTTAGTGATGTTTGTTCCTGGAGCATGATGGTTGTGTGATGctgtcttatgagaatagctgCTGTCAACATAGTTGAAAGGAACCATATATTGTATTGCATTACTGTAATTGGCTGAAGGCTTTGGATACATTGGGTTTGCTTTGAAAATGCATCAGTAATACTGAGTCTGTGCAGATTTGCTATAGGTAAGATTGTGATTGAACCCAGATCAAGTTCAATTCCTGGCTTGTTCCATTATTTATCTTGGGAAATGCTGTTCTGCTCCTGCAATGCTGAATAGTCAGTTACCATTTAATTATGACTCGGGTTTCACTTGGTCAATAAAAGCCATACGTGAAAGAATAAGCAATACAGGGAAAGTTGTGTGTTATTCATCATACTCATTCAGGTTAACAGGCAATTTGAATTAGATGGAAAGGCTGTTTCTAGTGAGGCATATTTCAAGTATTttgcagaagaaataaaattTATACCAATATTGTAGACAAAAGCACCAGTTTAAGACTAGAGATGTGAGGTTTATCAATGATTTTTGGCATATCACTATGACTAGGCCATGGGAAACAGTTCCCCTGTCTTTGAATAAGCATCATTCTGATGTCCACGCCTTGAACAGTTCTTCATAATGCTGCACATGggtaatgtattgcattgtttgGGATTGTGCCGAAATACATAGGCGATATCGCTGAACCAGTTTCTTGGAGTCAACATTTTGTGAAGCCTAGGAGGGATTTTCATAATTTTTTTCCTTAAACATTGGGCCACCGCTGCGATTTTGTGATTTAattaagattaaagtctgtcatgagccttgtggcccatcaggctggtgctcaTGCTGGTTTCCGTGGTGTGAggtgactgagagtacgagactcttcCACCCCCCAGATAGGACATCAGTCTATTGTGAGGTTAACCCCTCAgttgggtagactggagcattgtgtggttaagtgccttgctcaaggacacactcaCTGCTCTGGCTAAGACTCAAActatgaccttcagatcgctagtccaatgccctgACCACTTAGCCATGTGTCACACtatttttaatcaatttaagCTAATTTATTAAGTCTATGAAATAGCTGAACCCAGAGAGGCAGTTTAAAACATCCCACTATGGAAACTGGGTAATTAGATTAAATTGATAAGTAAATTTGATAATCATGAATCTACTGTCTAAAACAGTATGACTTTCTTTAGCTGTTTCCTCATTTGGGATGAGAAAATGCTAATGTCGGTATGAGAGTCTCTGCTCAATGAACTAATGGATAATATAAATAATGTTTGGAAAGCTTCACAAAATGTTTAATTATTTTATTGCAGGATTACCACAAGATAATCAAACAGCCGATGGATATGGGTACTATCAAGAAGCGTTTAGAGAATAATTACTACTGGAGTGCCAGTGAGTGCATGCAGGACTTCAACACAATGTTTACCAACTGTTACATTTACAACAAGGTAAATGCTTTTTCCAATTCATTGAAGCTTTCCATTAACGCAATCATTAATTGGGGATCTTAGAATTTTAAATTTAGTTTGATTATGTTTTGAATATGGTGTGATATTAATGAACAGATTTCCTGGGAGGTGTAATTTTTGTTACCTATTGTTCACAGCCTACAGATGATATTGTGCTGATGGCTCAGACTCTGGAGAAACTTTTTCTACAGAAAGTGGCACAGATGCCCCAGGAGGAAGTGGAACTAACACCAGCTCCAAAATCAAAACATTCTAAAGGCCGCAAGACCGGGGGTAAGGGCAAGCATTGGCATCAGAATGTACCTTTTTTTTGTTACTTAAATTTGGAAACAGTGGCAGCTGAGAACCTTCAACTCAAAATGTTATCTGTTCCGTCTTCCACAGATCTCTGTTTCCGACATTTTGGTTTTATTGGCACCCATTCTTTTATTATCTTAAACTTTAATTAGCTTTTCCCTTAAACATCTGTATCTTAAATGCATTCCTGATTTGTATAATTTTCCTTTATAATTAAACAATTAAAGTTAGTGTGCCGTTCTGATAAATCTTTTGCACTTCCCTTCAAGGCCAATATGTCCATCTTAAAGTGTGGTGCCCAGAACTACTCGCAGTACTCCGGTTGTGGTGTAGCCAGGGATTTGCGTAGCTTCTACCCGCTTGTGTTCCAGTCCTGTAAGGCCAGCCTTCTATTGGCTTATTTGATTATTTTCTGGACCTGTAACATTTTAATCTGTACCTTGACCCCCGAATCACAACTGAATCTAGCTTCTTCACGCTTTAGAAACTACAGATGTAGCCATTTCCACTGTGGGTTCATTTGTCATAGCTTTGTCAATTTGTATATTTGTGTCTTCGCCTCTTCGCTATTCGACTTTCATCTATACTTCAAATGTCTCCTGATTGAAATTCGAACCTGCATATGTGGCTTCCTGTTCCATCCAATTCTTCAGTGTTTGTCATTCTTTAACAACAACATTCCTATTTCTTGATGTCTGGAATCTTTGCTTGTAAAATTTGCAGCAGAATAATCAGTCAACATGTCTGTTGCAACGTCCATATTTTAATTTGCATCATCAAGAGTTCTGTTTTCAAGGGATCGTTTTGATGTTCCTAATCTAAACAAAGCACTGTGCTCCTTGGAAGTTTTTTTGTATTCTTACTGCTTTTGAGTTTCTAATTGTCAGCATCTGCTACTCTTTTTAAATTTGTGTTTCTTGGTTATAGGTTGGGAGTCTGGAACTCTTGCTTCAATTATATAAACTGAGCACTAATGCATGTCCATGCATTGCCTAGCTAATAATGAAATTTTGCTTTCTTGGTATCACATTGCTTCATACTATCAATCTATAAAACTTAAATTTGCCCAGAACTAGGCTTTTGATATCTGCAGGCCTTGAATCTGCAGTTGGAGGCCTTCATGTTACATCTGCTACTAGGAGAGTTACCTGCATTAACCTTCTAACCATGTTTTCCCTTGAATACTTGTACCTCAAATTACCTCTAGTAAGAGAACATAATCGAattagtgcaacacacacaaaatgctggtggaacgcagcaggcctggcagcatctataggaagtacaGTCAaagttcctgacgaagggtctcggcccgaaacgtcaactgtacctcttcctatagattctgcctggcctgctgcgttccaccagcattttgtgtgtgttggttgaatttccagcatctgcagatttccttgtgtttgtgtaaTCTAATTAGAGGCTACTTCTACACAACTATTTCCTACCACCTGCCTCATTCACCGTTTCTCTTTTTGTTGTTAATTCAGTCTTGACAAAACCAGTATCAGAGCAAAGAACTAAGGCCCCTTCAGCTATCCATTACTAATGGCTGCTTTGTTATATTCTCCAAGTTTGTTGGTTTGGAACTGGCTATTTAGTTTACTGCATGTACTCTGTATAAAGTGTTTCCAATAGTTGGGTCACACTTGCCCTGCTCTGTTTTGTTTAGGTTTTTCTATTCTTATATTAACTTTATCACTACATCATTTTGTTTGTGGCTTGGGTAGTCCAGGTTCCATCTTTTGGTCCTGTTCTTTAAGTTAACTCCTTGAACTTGATACCTCTTAGCTATTCACATTTTATTGATCTTGAGAGGGATAGTGACTAGATCTTGCCTTCAATACCATTTCAATTTGATCTGAAATTCCCTTCCCCTAGCATAATATAGGCATAGTTCCTTACTggtttgtgtgcattgcttgtgGATGATAATCATTCATTAGTTTATTTAGTTATACGGTGCACAGTaggaccttctggcccttcgagcagcactgccccagcaaccccatttaaccctaacctactcACAAGACACTATACAATAACCAGTTCACCTACCTGGTGTGTTTTTatactgtgtgaggaaaccagagcatctggggaaaacccacgcagtccatggggaggatgtacaggctccttgcagatgacactgaattaaactccaatgccctgagctgtaatagcgttgatCTAACTGCTACGCTGCCTTCTCGTTTACATTTCCCCTGAGGTGTACATTTTTGCACATGACAGTCCTATGCTGCCACCACACTCCTGAATTCTGCCTGTAGGATGAAGTAAACTGTCCAATTACTGCATCCATGAATATCAAATGCCTTAATTTCCACTCTAGTGACTGTTATTTTTGCCATTTTTATTTTCAAGTAAAGTAAACACCCACTGAATGACTATTTTAAATGCAGTTTTAAGCATGCATGAGCTGGTGCAGGAGTCAAAGGCAGAACCTTAGTACATCTTGTCTGTGACCAGATTCTCATCTGTCATCTATTTAAGATAGTTTTAATTGAAATTTATGTTGACTACATGCCACATTGATTTGTAGTCCAGTAGTAATTCTCTTTGATCTGCtccttttttgttttctttgtgaATAAATAGACTTCACAATAAACATCCTGATATGCCAAATGTGGTCAGTTGTACAGTTTTACTATCCTCTTATCCATACCCAAGATTTGCATTTAATCCATCGTAGAATTATACTTGAATGAAAATGGGAAGGGAGTTGATGCTGTGCCATTTCATGATGAACACATGCGTGTCAACTGATCCTAGAGTTTTATCTTGTAACTGTCTCCTTGCTGACGTTTTGTCACCGAGTGATGTTGGTTACTAGAAGATTCTAGGAACATGATCATGCCTTGAATTCTGAAAATGGATGTTGCCCATTTTAGGGTTTGAATACATTTAttatttggggggggggaaggattgAAGTCCATTTAAAATATAGTATACCAAATAGTTACCTGTGTTGAGTGAGTTTTTAAATACTTATTGGTGCTTTTCTACAGGTGTGCCTTCTGCTCCTGGAGGAGTGACTGTATCTCAAGTCCCAATGGTATCGTCAGCGTCTCAACCAACTGCCTACTCTCCTCCAACACCAGAGGTACCCACACCTGTGCTTGAAGTGTCTCAGACTTCAGTTATATCTACACCAACTGTACACAAGTCTTCGCATTCTCCACCTCAGTCTGCTTTGGCAGTACCACCTCCTGCACAACCTGTCACAAAGGTAAGCAGGTCTCATAATTGAGGGTGGAGGatcaggttgggggggggggtgtagctGGAGAAAAGAGAGTACTTTGAAAGAAAGTAGCTTTCGACATATATAATGTGATCTAATGTCTTGTTAAGAAAGAGGAATGTTGGTTAATGAGCTTCCAGTAGTAGTTCAGTGGTTATTTATAATATTGTAATAATTAAAATATTAGCAGAATGTTACATTATTTTGTAGTTCCTTCTCAGTGACTATCATGGGGCACTTGAAACAACCTGCTTCCCAAAAAGAAAGTATTAGCTCTGCTTTTGAGTTCATTGTTGTCTGTCATCCCTTGCTGAATAATTTTACTCCAGATAAGTTGTCCTAAtgtgtgcttttatgctttgTGGCAGATGGGTGTTTGGTCTTGTATATGATGCTTTCATTTACCTATTTCAGTTATTGTTTTCCATACTTTGCAAGTAATAGATTGACATGCCAGAGGAAGATTATCAGCCCTTTTTAAGTGATGGCAGTGGTTACTTTGCTATAATCGTGTTCCTAACTGGGTGGAGGCTTTAGAAATTTTCATTTGATCTTTATAAGACCTTAAGTtatattaggccatttggttcatcaggtctgctccattCCATCATCCCTCTCATTATCCCTATCAATACCACACTCCTGCTGTCTCTTTGTCTTCATTACCTTTAATGCCCCTACTAATCCAGAACCTGGACctgtcagcctccactttaaatatgattgtgcagattcagcatcctctggctaaagaaattcctcctcatttctgttctaaagggatgtcactctattctgatgctgtgccctctggtcctagtatCGCCCACTGTAGAAAATATCCTctctccatccactctatctcggagTTTCAAATTTCATTGAGATCTCCCCTCGTTTTTCTAAACATGGTCAAATGCTTTTCAcgtgttaaccctttaattcctgtaATCTTTTGGATAAGGGACTCAAAACTATTTGCAGTACTCCATGTGCGGCATCGTTGAtggaccattttttaaaaaaaaattgtaaatcTTCAGATTTGGAGGCTCTTGGGGAAATGCGTAGTGGGTTCTTTATAGAATGTGTTCCATGGGGTTTGTAAGCTTGTGACTGCAAAGCGTAGGCTGGTATCTTAAAATGTCTGTTAATAGCTTGTAGTTTTATTTTTAGTGTTGACTTGGTGGAGAAAAGTTTGCTACTTTATTCATTGTGAGCAATAATGCAATTACTATGAGTAATAGATTCTGTTCTTTACAGAAGAAAGGAGTGAAGAGGAAAGCAGATACAACAACTCCAACCACCTCAGTTGTCACTACAAGTGGCGAGTCATCTCCTTCGGTAACTGAAAGCAAAGCTGCAAAGATTCCAGTTAGGCGTGAGAGTGGCAGACCAATCAAACCACCAAAGAAAGACTTGCCAGATTCCCAGCAGCATCAGAGTTCGAAAAAAGGCAAACTGAGTGAACAGCTGAAGTACTGCAATGGCATCTTGAAGGAGCTTCTGTCAAAGAAACATGCAGCATATGCTTGGCCCTTTTATAAACCTGTGGATGCCAAAGCTCTTGGGCTTCATGACTACCATGATATTATCAAGCATCCCATGGACCTGAGTACTATAAAAGTATGTTGCATCCAAGCAACACATTCTCAAATCATCATATTGTTTATACTTGGATACAGTGAAACCTGTACGCTCAACTGGTTCCTATCTTCATGGTTCTGTTTCTCAGCCAAGGGCTTTTCTCACAAAATTAATTGTCTAGCTCCCACTGTAAGCAATTCTCTACCATTGAGGTAAcattttttgtttctttaaaacaaaaagaaactaGTAATTTTTCATGGGATGAACTTCAAGTTTAATCAACCTTTTTTCCCTTCAGTCTCAAAGATGACTACTGAATGCAGGTTTCACTGTACCTTTATAACTGAATTTCTTGGCACACTGTTGTGCTGTTGGCTACATACTCTTGCTTGGAAATGGGTGTATGCACATTTGTTTACTCGTGCAGatatgtggaaacatttcaagttcTTACTCAGATCCTTCTGTGCCTTTGGACATTGCAACTTTTCCAAGCTGAATGAACTGCTAACAGCTCAGAAAAGTCTGAGCTATGATTCATAAATTCAAGTAGCAGTATTAGAAGATGCAGTTAGCCTGAACATTGAAACTAGAGTATTTCCAGTGTTaacttttttcaaaaaaaaaagagtacagATAACGCTGAACTTCTAGACAGGAATAATTAAAGTGTACTGTGAACAAAATTCAGCCACATGCTAGATACGCAGAACTACCTGCTGTTTGCCATGGTGGAATCTTAGTGCCGTGGCATGGTACTGGTGTTCCTTGAAATTGAGATTCACCCTCGTTCCTTTTGTCTTTTACAGAAGGCCTGACATCCTAGTTCTAGGCCTTCTCTATACATCTGAACATAACTAAGAGTTGTGTAATTTTTAGTGCCATTTTCCCTGTTTAGTAACTTCTAATTGCTGAAGCTTGAGAATAATTGTGGAAATAATGTGTATTTGGTACTTTAAATTATAAGTTATACTatttggttaattggaattttacTTCTAAAGTGGTAAGATTGTGGCTTTCTGTGTAGAATGACCTAAAGTTGCCCACCGTCATGTCTAATTGTACATAAAATGGCTAAGTGCCTGATAAACTACTTTTTGATACATATTTTAATGATGAATATAATTATTACGTAAAGCTGCAAAATAGAACTTCCACGTAAACGTTCATAATAAATGTGGGTGTTGGCCtcgcaacacactcaaaatgctggaggaactcgacaggccaggcagcacctaggaaaagagtacaatcgacgttttgggctgaagccCTTCAGCAGATCTTAAATGTAGCAAATTTTGCTTTGTTGACGTACTTGATGGAAGGAATAAATTCAATGTGAAATTTATCCTGTCATAGAAGCTACTTAAAGTTAAGAGTGCTAATAAAATGCTTAGATTTGAATGAAGAGATGAGTGTTCCAGTCAGTTTCTACTTTAATGTGCTGTTGGCAGATAAAGTTGCACTCTATTCCTGTGGTGCAGCTTGTTAAATATCTTTTGTCTTTCCTCTTAGAGGAAAATGGATGAGCGTGAATACCAGGATGCACAGGAATTTGCTGCTGATGTGAGATTAATGTTCTCGAATTGTTACAAGTATAATCCGCCTGATCATGATGTGGTCGCCATGGCCAGGAAGTTGCAGGTACCTTCACCTTTGGTGTAAGAGGAATGTGTGTTTTAataagctgatttttttttttgctactgTGTAATGCAGATTGCCTGCTTTTTATTTTGAATAGTGGCCTGTTTTAGAGCATAAAATGACACTAATTAGAGGCAAAATGTTCTATATCTTGGAATGCAGAGATGGAAATGGCTGGAAATGTGTAGACAGCCAGTTACAAACacttaagtgtttttttttgtttgttgctaTGGGTGCTACATAGCTGTTGGTGCAATGCTATTAGAGCTCAGGGTGTTGAGTTCAATTCCTAAGgagtttctgtgttctcacagtgaccatgtaaatttcctctgggtgctttagaGTCCTCCTACTGTCCAAAGAtggaggttaattggccattgtaaattgtcctgtgattaggctagtgttaaataggtgggttgctgggcggtgcggctTGTTGGACTTGAAGAatcttctgtgctgtacctctaaataggTTCATCTTTTTGACTAGTTTAGCCCAACATTTACAGGTTTAGATTCAGCTGGTAAAATTTAAATATCCATGCCAATGAGGTAGCATCGATCTGATGAATTCTGCTGTGTGTTTTGTTGATTGATCATAATTTTGCAGCCAAAGTGGACTTTCTCACCACCCTTTTGTTACTTAGTTCTGATTTGAAGTCTTGGCAATGTTCAGCTATACTTTGTGTCTCGACCTGTGCATTCttatgcatttgtatttacttgcCCAACCAACACAACTACCTTTTTGGTTTACCAGCCAGCTTGATGGGATTTTAGTCATCGGCATTTGTTTCCCTTCGCCCTCCTTTTATCTTTTTACTCTTGTTAGGCTGGCTCTCTataggtttttttttaaccttgtaGACATCTTGTATGTTCTTGGCATTTGAAGCTGTCATTACTGAATTACATCATGGTGTGCACCAGTCacttggctaaagaagttccatTTATTCTCATTTCAGGATGTCTTTGAATTCCGCTTTGCCAAGATGCCAGATGAGCCTCTGGACTTCACACCTCCACCTGCACCAACTACTCTCCCTCCTGTTGTGTCAAAATCATCATCTGATTCTTCCAGTAACAGTAGTAGTGGGAGCTCGTCAGACACTGAGAGCTCAGATGATTCTGAAGAAGAGCGAGCTAACCGTTTGGCAGAACTACAGGAGCAGGTTTGAACTAATACTATTGACTTATTTGTTGGGACTTGTTTTAACAATGAAACTATATGTGACAGATATAACTAATTCCTTTGAAAAGATATGTTcattggaacatacagtgaagtgcattgttttgcatcaatgacAAACTGTCGGAGGATTTGTTGGGAACAGCCCACAGGTGTCTCTGTTTCTAGcatcagcatagcatgcccacaacttactaacctgtgcacctttggaatgagagaggaaactggagtacctggagaaaatccatgaatatgggaaaaaagtacaaattttttttactgtgttgggaattgaacctcaatctCTGACACAGTAAAATGTTTcattaaccactacgctactgtgctgtctCTTATGCCAAATCTCTACATGCATAATGTGGTTAGGTTCATGTGCCTCACTTCTTTTACAAATGAGGGTAGTTGGTCTTCTAGCTATAAGAATGACTTGCTATTTCAAGCAGAAACAGGAAAAAGTCCAGTTTCCTTAATGTTGCCCCACACTTTCATTTTAAGGGCTAATTTGAGAAATTTAttcttttgcaaatatttttcAATTCAGCACTTTTGTCTTGGGCCAATAGGAAATAACTTTGTTGCATTCTTAATGCAGCTTCTTCCAGGAGAAAGGTAGAGCTGTATTTTAGGATGGGTTGTAATTAAATGATGTTTTCTGTTGTAGCTAAGAGCCGTTCATGAGCAGTTAGCAGCACTATCACAGGCTCCTATGTCCAAACCAAAGAAAAAACGGgacaagaaagaaaagagagataaaaagaagaagaaagagaagCACAAGATGAAAGATGAAGATGACAAACTGCTTAAGCCATCCAAGTCAAAAGCAGCACCGAAAAAACAGTCAAAAAAGGCGTCTGGAGGCAGCAGTTCGGGTGGTAACAATAAGTGAGTGTTACTTGACTGGCATTAACACTAGACTGAATTGTGTTGAAATTTCAATGTTACCTTTGGATCTAGTTTTAAAAATctgcaaatatttaaaaattaacgtTGGATTGCTTTATACAGAGGTATGATGCAGCATATACTTTTGTGCACCATGTTAAGTGAGTGCTTGTTCTGGGAACATATGGGTGATATCAGCATTTGGTGACTGGACTTGGGTTCCCTTTTAATATTGCTGTTCTATATTTTGGTGCCAGAGTTTGAACTGCCATTCCTTTGTCAATGACTGGTCCAATTCAGGAATTGGGTACTTGGTTACTTGCTAGAGAAGATTTTATTTAATGTTGCATTTTTGGGCTTGTTTATAGGCAGTCTAAGAAGGCAAAGCAGCCTCCTCCaccgccaccaccaccaccacctggtTATGATTCCGAAGAGGAAGATAACTGCAGACCCATGACATATGATGAAAAACGGCAGTTAAGTTTGGACATTAACAAACTGCCAGGTGACAAGCTTGGTCGTGTGGTACACATCATTCAGTCAAGGGAACCGTCACTTCGAGACTCTAATCCTGATGAGATTGAGATAGACTTTGAAACTCTTAAACCATCCACTCTTCGGGAGCTTGAACGCTATGTAATGTCCTGTTTACGGAAGAAACCTCGAAAACCTTACTGTAAGTTTGAAGTGTGTTACAGTTTGGGCATTTCTGATATTGAGACCAGTATTCAGCCTGTCCTTATGTGTAGACACTGTTACTATTCTGAAAAATTGCATTTGCTGGTCACATCAACAGTAGTTGTGCAATTTGGGAAGTGCACATGTTTCCCATGTTAAAGGAAGGTTCTACATTGCTGTAAAAAGCTCGGTTCAAAAGTTATGGGAAGGTGGAATGTCTGTGCATCTGTCAGGAAATGAAAGGTGATTTTAAAAACAATGCGACATTATTTTGTTGTGTATCTGCTATTTGGGAACTAATTTATAAATATGTATTGACAAACTTCTGTTGCCCATGTGCTATAATTTGGGGACTGCCTTTAGTGTCCTTCTAGCATTagcgtttaaagttaaattgaggGTGTCAAAAAGGAGATTCTGAGGGATTGGCTAGTCTAGGGTATAAAAATGTTCATGTCAGTTGGAAAGTTTACATATTCTCTAGTGCTGTATGTTCAAGGAGAATGGTAGCTTAAATGACTTGGGAGAATGGTGTGGAAGAAAAAGAAATCTCATAAGTGAAGAGGGTGAGCAGATTCTTGACTGGTGCATTTTAACATATATGGGCTGGAGAGATGCATGTATCTTCTGAAGGAACAGTTTTGTTCTTTCCTCGTTGCTTGTATTATGCTCCAAAGGTCA
The DNA window shown above is from Mobula birostris isolate sMobBir1 chromosome 5, sMobBir1.hap1, whole genome shotgun sequence and carries:
- the LOC140198082 gene encoding bromodomain-containing protein 2-like isoform X3 gives rise to the protein MLYEDFESPTVAMSTSVHSQNNFVVSPPPPEVSNPKKPGRMTNQVQYMQKVLMKALWKHQFAWPFYQPVDAVKLSLPDYHKIIKQPMDMGTIKKRLENNYYWSASECMQDFNTMFTNCYIYNKPTDDIVLMAQTLEKLFLQKVAQMPQEEVELTPAPKSKHSKGRKTGGVPSAPGGVTVSQVPMVSSASQPTAYSPPTPEVPTPVLEVSQTSVISTPTVHKSSHSPPQSALAVPPPAQPVTKKKGVKRKADTTTPTTSVVTTSGESSPSVTESKAAKIPVRRESGRPIKPPKKDLPDSQQHQSSKKGKLSEQLKYCNGILKELLSKKHAAYAWPFYKPVDAKALGLHDYHDIIKHPMDLSTIKRKMDEREYQDAQEFAADVRLMFSNCYKYNPPDHDVVAMARKLQDVFEFRFAKMPDEPLDFTPPPAPTTLPPVVSKSSSDSSSNSSSGSSSDTESSDDSEEERANRLAELQEQLRAVHEQLAALSQAPMSKPKKKRDKKEKRDKKKKKEKHKMKDEDDKLLKPSKSKAAPKKQSKKASGGSSSGGNNKQSKKAKQPPPPPPPPPPGYDSEEEDNCRPMTYDEKRQLSLDINKLPGDKLGRVVHIIQSREPSLRDSNPDEIEIDFETLKPSTLRELERYVMSCLRKKPRKPYSKKQAGKTKEELAMEKKKELEKRLQDVSGQLNPSKKPPKKATEKPDPVQPAGPSRLSASSSSSSGSDTSSTSSGSSSSDTSDSDSG
- the LOC140198082 gene encoding bromodomain-containing protein 2-like isoform X1, with product MDGRTVCRARPIGGGRREALGIKWRARALRRHLLFAETGAGETSREASGRAIRRHLMDTATHPGLDRLQGDAGNGITGLSGDPASGKRIRKPSMLYEDFESPTVAMSTSVHSQNNFVVSPPPPEVSNPKKPGRMTNQVQYMQKVLMKALWKHQFAWPFYQPVDAVKLSLPDYHKIIKQPMDMGTIKKRLENNYYWSASECMQDFNTMFTNCYIYNKPTDDIVLMAQTLEKLFLQKVAQMPQEEVELTPAPKSKHSKGRKTGGVPSAPGGVTVSQVPMVSSASQPTAYSPPTPEVPTPVLEVSQTSVISTPTVHKSSHSPPQSALAVPPPAQPVTKKKGVKRKADTTTPTTSVVTTSGESSPSVTESKAAKIPVRRESGRPIKPPKKDLPDSQQHQSSKKGKLSEQLKYCNGILKELLSKKHAAYAWPFYKPVDAKALGLHDYHDIIKHPMDLSTIKRKMDEREYQDAQEFAADVRLMFSNCYKYNPPDHDVVAMARKLQDVFEFRFAKMPDEPLDFTPPPAPTTLPPVVSKSSSDSSSNSSSGSSSDTESSDDSEEERANRLAELQEQLRAVHEQLAALSQAPMSKPKKKRDKKEKRDKKKKKEKHKMKDEDDKLLKPSKSKAAPKKQSKKASGGSSSGGNNKQSKKAKQPPPPPPPPPPGYDSEEEDNCRPMTYDEKRQLSLDINKLPGDKLGRVVHIIQSREPSLRDSNPDEIEIDFETLKPSTLRELERYVMSCLRKKPRKPYSKKQAGKTKEELAMEKKKELEKRLQDVSGQLNPSKKPPKKATEKPDPVQPAGPSRLSASSSSSSGSDTSSTSSGSSSSDTSDSDSG
- the LOC140198082 gene encoding bromodomain-containing protein 2-like isoform X2, with the translated sequence MDGRTVCRARPIGGGRREALGIKWRARALRRHLLFAETGAGETSREASGRAIRRHLMDTATHPGLDRLQGDAGNGITGLSGDPASGKRIRKPSMLYEDFESPTVAMSTSVHSQNNFVVSPPPPEVSNPKKPGRMTNQVQYMQKVLMKALWKHQFAWPFYQPVDAVKLSLPDYHKIIKQPMDMGTIKKRLENNYYWSASECMQDFNTMFTNCYIYNKPTDDIVLMAQTLEKLFLQKVAQMPQEEVELTPAPKSKHSKGRKTGGVPSAPGGVTVSQVPMVSSASQPTAYSPPTPEVPTPVLEVSQTSVISTPTVHKSSHSPPQSALAVPPPAQPVTKKGVKRKADTTTPTTSVVTTSGESSPSVTESKAAKIPVRRESGRPIKPPKKDLPDSQQHQSSKKGKLSEQLKYCNGILKELLSKKHAAYAWPFYKPVDAKALGLHDYHDIIKHPMDLSTIKRKMDEREYQDAQEFAADVRLMFSNCYKYNPPDHDVVAMARKLQDVFEFRFAKMPDEPLDFTPPPAPTTLPPVVSKSSSDSSSNSSSGSSSDTESSDDSEEERANRLAELQEQLRAVHEQLAALSQAPMSKPKKKRDKKEKRDKKKKKEKHKMKDEDDKLLKPSKSKAAPKKQSKKASGGSSSGGNNKQSKKAKQPPPPPPPPPPGYDSEEEDNCRPMTYDEKRQLSLDINKLPGDKLGRVVHIIQSREPSLRDSNPDEIEIDFETLKPSTLRELERYVMSCLRKKPRKPYSKKQAGKTKEELAMEKKKELEKRLQDVSGQLNPSKKPPKKATEKPDPVQPAGPSRLSASSSSSSGSDTSSTSSGSSSSDTSDSDSG